A window from Neodiprion fabricii isolate iyNeoFabr1 chromosome 2, iyNeoFabr1.1, whole genome shotgun sequence encodes these proteins:
- the LOC124176717 gene encoding lethal(2) giant larvae protein homolog 1 isoform X5 translates to MLKFIRGKGQQPTAERQKLQKDLFAFRKTIQHGFPNKPTAFAWDYSLRLMIIGTASGAIKVFGRPGVEFYGQHTTESGENAVTKIIAIPNEGRVVSLCDDNSLHLWEINESSLVETKSLSLEGKLKKISAMCLESNGDHLLLGTEGGNIYLLNLKSFTVSDNIIYQDVVMQNVPEDYKINPGAVEAIAEQPGHPDNILIGYNRGLMVLWNKATPGAQQLMGLFSRAQTFVSTQQLESIYWVSETRFVSSHNDGSYAFWGAGNDTVPESTTLYGPFPCKAVSKILAHPISDDEEIILFSGGMPRASYGDRHTITAMTKEKHVVFDFTSKVIDFFTVMPKEEEDGKSALQTPEALIVLAEEELVAIDLTNPDWKMMALPYLVSLHASAVTCSQHIPNVPQNLWESITAAGKAQTEHLYSDKSWPIDGGLILTANTANKNTPVNNELLLTGHEDGTVRFWNASDVALTPLYKYNSSVLFTGEHLDVLEQPPEDEEDEWPPFRKVGTFDPYSDDPRLAVKKVLLCPLSSTLVVAGTAGHVITAVISSEPINKEIKAVTMNIVNDRDGFVWKGHDQLPARSTSISFGVGFQPQSLLQLHPPAAITALALHSEWGLLAAGTAHGLAVFDYTRAKTVSVKCTLNPNDLSGAGDTPISRRKSFKKSLRESFRRLRKGRSQRRTNASSPTRNTVPEKKKDPPSQASTPAGDLSPIEAKPVERQVEARPTDDSLGSMVRCLYFARSYIISMQNTTPTLWAGTNNGTVYVFTLAIPAGARRTEEDINCTLGKEIQLKHRAPVIAITILDGSSIPLPEPLEAEKGVAPGPDMSSPHRVVIASEEQFKIFNLPSLKPFCKYKLTAHEGSRVRKTGFAKFTCSLEPAGVHEETCLLCLTNLGDCLLLSIPELRRQLNAAAIKREDINGISSLTFTKAGQALYLHSSSELQRISLSATRVTKAQCVLNLPPNARATDEPTGEVREEGRIEGTAENEGELQGSQPVPAPRTMSENGTLVSTGTESPKEPSLRPAASTTEVNGDDDRNDLSSIGDITIDSVKDHLL, encoded by the exons ATGTTGAAGTTTATCAGAGGGAAGGGTCAGCAACCCACAGCTGAGCGTCAGAAGTTGCAAAAGGACCTTTTCGCTTTCCGGAAG ACAATACAGCATGGATTTCCTAATAAGCCCACTGCATTCGCATGGGATTACAGTTTACGACTAATGATCATCGGCACAGCTTCTGGAGCCATCAAAGT TTTTGGAAGACCCGGTGTGGAATTTTACGGACAACACACAACGGAAAGTGGTGAAAATGCAGTCACCAAAATCATTGCTATACCAAACGAG ggACGTGTTGTATCGCTTTGCGACGACAACTCTCTACACCTGTGGGAGATCAATGAGAGTTCTTTGGTTGAAACAAAATCACTTTCCCTTGaaggaaagttgaaaaaaatctctgcAATGTGTTTGGAATCCAACGGGGATCATCTATTACTAGGGACAGAAGGAGGAAATATTTATCTATTGAATCTAAAGTCATTTACAGTTTCTGATAATATCATTTATCAGGATGTTGTGATGCAAAA TGTCCCGGAggattacaaaataaatcctGGAGCAGTGGAGGCCATAGCCGAGCAACCTGGACATCcagataatattttaattggaTACAATCGTGGGCTCATGGTTTTGTGGAACAAAGCTACACCCGGAGCCCAACAG CTGATGGGTTTATTTTCGCGTGCGCAGACATTCGTCTCCACCCAACAGCTGGAATCTATCTACTGGGTTTCCGAGACTCGTTTTGTATCTTCACACAATGATGGTTCGTACGCATTTTGGGGAGCTGGGAACGACACTGTGCCCGAATCCACAACCCTCTATGGACCATTTCCGTGTAAGGCTGTCTCCAAAATTCTGGCTCATCCGATAAGCGA cgacgaagaaattattttattctctgGCGGAATGCCCAGAGCAAGCTACGGGGATCGGCACACTATCACGGCTATGACCAAAGAAAAACACGTCGTTTTTGATTTCACCTCAAAAGTTATCGACTTTTTCACTGTCATGCCGAAGGAGGAAGAAGATGGTAAAAGTGCTCTTCAAACGCCGGAGGCTTTGATTGTTTTAGCCGAAGAAGAACTTGTTGCTATAGATCTGACAAATCCGGACTGGAAAATGATGGCATTACCATATTTGGTATCTTTACATGCGAGcgcg GTGACATGTTCTCAACATATTCCAAACGTCCCCCAAAATTTGTGGGAGTCAATCACTGCAGCTGGTAAAGCGCAAACTGAGCATTTATATTCTGATAAATCATGGCCCATCGACGGTGGTCTTATATTGACTGCAAACACAGCGAATAAAAACACACCAGTTAACAACGAGCTTCTGTTGACTGGACATGAAGATGGGACAGTAAGATTTTGGAATGCATCAGACGTCGCTCTTACCCCGCTATACAAATACAATTCGTCTGTTTTATTCACTGGAGAGCATCTTGATGTGCTGGAACAGCCACCAGAGGATGAGGAAGATGAATGGCCGCCATTTAGAAAAGTTGGAACATTCGATCCATACTCGGATGATCCTCGTTTAGCAGTGAAAAAAGTATTGCTCTGTCCACTCTCTTCAACGCTAGTCGTTGCTGGTACTGCGGGGCATGTTATTACTGCCGTCATATCGTCAGAACCTATCAACAAGGAAATTAAAGCCGTCACAATGAATATAGTCAATGATAGAGACGGCTTTGTTTGGAAGGGACACGATCAGCTTCCTGCCAGATCGACCAGCATATCATTTGGCGTTGGCTTTCAACCGCAAAGTTTACTACAGCTTCATCCACCCGCAGCCATTACTGCATTAGCTTTACACAGTGAATGGGGACTCCTGGCTGCTGGAACTGCGCATGGCTTAGCTGTGTTTGATTATACAAGAGCGAAAACGGTCAGCGTCAAGTGCACCTTGAATCCAAATG ATTTGTCTGGAGCTGGAGATACACCAATTTCACGGCGgaaatcgttcaaaaaatcACTTAGAGAGTCATTTAGAAGACTGAGGAAAGGAAGATCACAACGGCGCACTAATGCCAGTAGCCCAACGAGAAACACTGTgccggagaaaaaaaaagaccc GCCAAGTCAGGCATCCACTCCAGCTGGAGACCTTTCTCCCATCGAAGCTAAACCCGTTGAAAGACAAGTGGAAGCAAGGCCTACAGACGACTCCCTAGGCTCGATGGTGCGGTGCTTGTATTTTGCACGCAGCTACATAATCAGTA tgCAAAATACGACTCCGACTCTTTGGGCCGGTACAAATAATGGAACAGTGTACGTTTTTACACTAGCCATTCCTGCGGGCGCAAGGCGAACCGAAGAGGATATCAATTGTACACTTGGCAAAGAAATACAGCTGAAACATCGAGCACCTGTCATTGCAATAACTATTCTTGATGGCTCTAGCATACCATTACCCGAACCTTTGGAAGCAGAAAAAGGAGTGGCTCCTGGTCCTGATATGTCGTCCCCACACAGAGTAGTGATTGCAAGCGAAGAACAATTCAAAATCTTCAATTTACCGTCCCTGAAACCGTTCTGCAAGTACAAATTAACTGCACATGAAGGATCTCGGGTTCGGAAAACGGGATTCGCCAAGTTTACGTGCTCGTTAGAACCTGCAGGCGTTCATGAGGAAACTTGTTTGCTTTGTCTCACAAATCTAGGAGACTGCCTTTTACTAAGTATCCCAGAACTCCGAAGACAGTTGAATGCAGCCGCGATCAAGAGAGAAGACATCAA TGGTATTTCTTCACTGACATTTACGAAGGCTGGACAGGCACTGTATCTTCACTCCAGCTCGGAACTGCAGCGAATTTCGCTGTCTGCAACTCGAGTCACAAAAGCTCAGTGCGTTTTGAATCTACCCCCAAATGCCAGAGCTACTGATGAACCGACAGGCGAAGTTCGGGAAGAAGGAAGGATAGAGGGAACTGCGGAGAACGAAGGAGAATTGCAAGGTAGTCAACCTGTGCCAGCACCTCGAACCATGTCAGAAAATGGTACTTTGGTATCCA CTGGAACAGAGTCTCCAAAAGAACCATCTCTTCGACCAGCTGCCAGCACTACTGAGGTCAATGGAGATGACGATCGCAACGATTTAAGTTCAATTGGAGACATAACAATTGACAGTGTCAAGGACCATTTGCTGTAA